The uncultured Bacteroides sp. genome has a segment encoding these proteins:
- a CDS encoding RagB/SusD family nutrient uptake outer membrane protein: MKLHKKLFFGVAMATITAIGAGSCTDELAVGNSFLDKAAGASVTQDTVFNNPEYTRQFLAAIYSLQYYGLPYVSSNSAPLTVSYFTGKFDALSDCYQLHSPNSKVFLQYYSGTFNANTGGGIYGYLTENVWVLVRRAYLLIENIDKVPNMEDSEKARLCDEARCLIASSYFNLFRNYGGLPIITKTFTGTESSYDVPRASVEKTVNFMVGLLDKTIKDGNLPWGYTGTDAQINTGHWTKAGAMALKCKILQFAASPLFNDTKGYYGGTTQAERDSLVWYGGFRAELWTQCKQACADFFTQLSANGVYALTQPTAKTQEAYRYAYRFGYINEASTEILHSVRVATSARDSKYQWTYLNNVRNDRYSYTPTQEYVEMFPWSDGSPFDWSAAQKAGKLDKMFIKGDTVVGNQDLQHRVLTRDPRLYETIRINGVPQAIDWNSGKASGNIYENWVGGSDAGNQPATETGYFATGYANNKYYAGDVFYTTVHYAQWDAIRLSDIYLTYAEALLQAGNDFTGALTYVDAVRARVGLGGLAACNPSENLTSNKANLLEEILRERACELGLEDSRYFDLVRYKRSDRFETNTHGLRMYRLKKDANGNWVRATDKWWNGDKQTDKTNKTAPGFYEPTHFDFEKFELTSGSRVQWNGFDAKWYLQPFPQSEINKKYGLVQNPGW; this comes from the coding sequence ATGAAACTACATAAAAAATTATTTTTCGGAGTTGCCATGGCTACAATTACAGCCATAGGTGCAGGCTCTTGTACTGATGAATTAGCTGTGGGAAATTCATTCCTTGACAAAGCTGCCGGAGCATCAGTAACTCAAGATACCGTTTTCAATAATCCAGAATATACACGTCAGTTTCTGGCTGCAATCTACTCACTGCAATATTATGGACTGCCATATGTTAGTAGTAATAGTGCACCATTAACTGTCAGTTATTTTACAGGAAAATTTGATGCTTTATCTGATTGCTATCAATTACATTCCCCAAATTCAAAAGTCTTTTTGCAATATTATTCAGGTACATTCAATGCAAATACCGGTGGAGGTATCTATGGTTACCTCACAGAGAATGTATGGGTCCTTGTACGTCGTGCATATTTGCTAATTGAGAATATTGACAAAGTTCCAAATATGGAAGATTCAGAAAAGGCTCGTCTGTGTGATGAGGCAAGATGCCTTATTGCTTCCAGCTATTTCAATCTGTTCCGTAATTATGGAGGGCTTCCTATTATAACCAAGACTTTCACCGGTACAGAATCTTCGTATGATGTACCTCGTGCATCAGTAGAAAAAACGGTTAATTTTATGGTAGGTCTTCTCGATAAAACCATAAAAGATGGAAACTTGCCTTGGGGATATACCGGAACAGATGCACAAATCAATACAGGTCACTGGACTAAAGCCGGGGCGATGGCTTTGAAGTGTAAAATTCTTCAGTTTGCTGCTTCTCCTTTGTTTAATGATACTAAAGGTTATTATGGTGGAACAACCCAGGCTGAAAGAGATAGTCTTGTATGGTACGGTGGTTTTAGAGCAGAACTATGGACTCAATGTAAACAGGCTTGTGCTGATTTCTTTACACAACTTAGTGCTAATGGGGTATATGCGTTGACTCAGCCTACAGCTAAAACACAAGAAGCATATCGTTATGCATATCGTTTTGGGTATATAAACGAAGCAAGCACAGAAATACTACATTCAGTGCGTGTTGCTACAAGTGCTCGTGATTCAAAATATCAATGGACGTACTTGAATAATGTCAGGAATGATCGTTATTCGTATACTCCGACACAAGAATATGTAGAGATGTTCCCTTGGAGTGATGGTTCTCCATTTGATTGGAGTGCAGCTCAAAAAGCAGGCAAACTGGACAAGATGTTTATCAAAGGTGATACTGTTGTAGGTAATCAGGACTTGCAGCACAGAGTTTTGACTCGTGATCCTCGTCTTTACGAAACAATTCGTATTAATGGTGTTCCTCAGGCTATTGACTGGAACTCGGGAAAAGCTTCCGGAAACATATATGAAAACTGGGTAGGTGGTTCAGATGCAGGAAATCAGCCTGCCACTGAAACAGGATATTTTGCTACAGGATATGCTAATAATAAATATTATGCAGGAGATGTCTTCTATACCACAGTGCATTATGCTCAGTGGGATGCAATTCGTCTTTCCGATATCTATTTGACTTATGCAGAAGCTTTGTTGCAGGCAGGCAATGACTTTACCGGCGCTTTGACTTATGTAGATGCAGTTAGAGCACGTGTAGGGCTTGGTGGACTTGCAGCTTGCAATCCTAGTGAGAACCTCACATCTAATAAGGCTAATCTGCTTGAAGAGATTCTTCGAGAACGTGCTTGTGAGTTGGGACTTGAAGATTCACGTTATTTTGACCTGGTACGTTATAAACGTTCAGATCGTTTTGAAACAAATACCCACGGTTTACGCATGTATCGTCTAAAGAAAGATGCCAATGGTAATTGGGTTCGTGCTACAGATAAATGGTGGAATGGTGATAAGCAAACAGACAAGACAAATAAAACTGCTCCAGGATTTTATGAACCAACTCATTTCGATTTCGAAAAATTCGAATTGACAAGTGGTTCTCGTGTGCAGTGGAACGGATTTGATGCAAAATGGTATCTTCAGCCGTTCCCACAGTCTGAAATCAATAAAAAATATGGTTTGGTTCAGAATCCAGGATGGTAA